Proteins encoded together in one Undibacterium sp. CCC3.4 window:
- the tsaE gene encoding tRNA (adenosine(37)-N6)-threonylcarbamoyltransferase complex ATPase subunit type 1 TsaE codes for MSHYKTTLPDEAATQTLGKCLARVLQPGMSLFLHGDLGAGKTALARALIHAAGYHGTVKSPTYTLVEPYPVTLHGQKLTILHFDLYRMVSAEEFLDAGFREEFNASNICLVEWPEKADGILPQADLQLFLRVAGDAREVELHALSVKGIACLASLQFVPNL; via the coding sequence ATGTCACATTATAAAACCACACTGCCCGATGAGGCAGCCACACAAACTTTAGGGAAGTGTCTGGCACGCGTACTGCAGCCGGGCATGTCGCTATTTTTACATGGCGACCTCGGTGCGGGCAAAACTGCACTCGCACGTGCGCTCATTCATGCAGCCGGCTACCATGGCACAGTCAAAAGCCCGACCTACACGCTGGTCGAGCCGTATCCAGTGACTTTGCACGGCCAGAAATTAACAATACTGCATTTTGACTTATATCGCATGGTCAGCGCAGAAGAGTTTTTAGACGCTGGGTTTCGCGAAGAGTTCAATGCCTCTAACATCTGCCTGGTCGAATGGCCAGAAAAAGCCGATGGCATCCTGCCGCAAGCAGATTTACAGTTATTTTTACGCGTCGCCGGTGACGCACGTGAGGTAGAATTGCACGCGTTGTCTGTCAAAGGTATCGCATGTCTCGCATCACTCCAATTCGTTCCAAATCTGTAA
- the queG gene encoding tRNA epoxyqueuosine(34) reductase QueG, whose product MTHTASSLIELAARIKLWGRECGFADVVIADVDLSHVEADFAQWLAAGYHGDMAYMAAHGSKRSRPAELVPGTVRVISVRMNYLPQTEGWRAAEQNQAADQAVISLYARGRDYHKVLRARLQQLADRIAQDIGPFGHRVYTDSAPVMEVALAAKAGLGWRGKHTLLLSRHAGSMFFLGEILIDLPLPVDAPVTEHCGQCSSCMTACPTGAIVAPYQVDARRCISYLTIELHGSIPLELRALIGNRVYGCDDCQLVCPWNKFAQASELDDFAVRHGLDQARMVDLFAWSEEQFLQRMEGSPIRRIGHERWLRNLAVGLGNAAVALPGDATIVAALRARAQHPSALVREHVSWALTCHGVNGA is encoded by the coding sequence ATGACGCACACTGCTTCCTCTTTGATCGAACTGGCGGCGCGCATCAAGCTCTGGGGGCGTGAGTGCGGTTTTGCCGATGTGGTGATCGCGGATGTCGATCTGAGCCATGTCGAAGCCGATTTCGCGCAATGGCTGGCCGCCGGGTATCATGGTGACATGGCGTATATGGCCGCGCATGGCAGCAAGCGCAGTCGTCCGGCCGAGCTGGTACCGGGCACGGTGCGGGTGATTTCTGTGCGGATGAATTATTTACCGCAAACCGAAGGCTGGCGCGCTGCCGAGCAAAATCAGGCGGCCGATCAGGCGGTGATTTCACTGTATGCGCGTGGTCGCGACTACCACAAAGTGTTACGCGCGCGCTTGCAGCAACTGGCCGATCGGATTGCGCAAGACATCGGTCCGTTCGGCCATCGGGTGTATACCGATTCAGCACCGGTGATGGAGGTGGCGCTGGCCGCCAAGGCTGGCTTGGGTTGGCGCGGTAAGCACACACTGCTCTTGAGTCGCCATGCCGGCTCGATGTTTTTTCTCGGAGAAATCTTGATCGATCTGCCCTTGCCGGTCGATGCGCCGGTGACTGAGCATTGCGGTCAGTGTTCGTCTTGTATGACGGCTTGTCCAACCGGGGCCATCGTCGCACCCTATCAAGTCGATGCGCGCCGCTGTATTTCTTACTTGACCATCGAATTACATGGCAGCATTCCGCTCGAGTTGCGCGCGCTGATCGGTAACCGCGTCTATGGCTGCGATGATTGCCAACTGGTGTGTCCTTGGAATAAGTTTGCACAAGCCAGCGAACTCGATGATTTCGCGGTGCGACACGGGCTCGATCAAGCGCGCATGGTCGACCTGTTCGCTTGGAGCGAAGAACAGTTTTTACAGCGCATGGAGGGCAGTCCGATACGCCGCATCGGCCATGAACGCTGGTTGCGCAATCTCGCCGTCGGGCTGGGTAATGCCGCCGTTGCATTGCCAGGCGACGCCACCATCGTCGCGGCGTTGCGCGCGCGCGCTCAGCATCCGTCGGCGCTGGTGCGCGAACATGTCAGTTGGGCGCTGACCTGCCATGGTGTGAACGGAGCCTGA
- a CDS encoding response regulator transcription factor, whose product MLHIIDDEDVIRDALAWLARSRQIGALVYGSAEHFLSTLDQAFHFDSQGDCLLLDVRMPGLSGIQMFDQLALRKLTRRLPVIFLTGHGDVPMAVDSLKRGAFDFFEKPFNDNKLMDRVQEALEQSRQAGAAAAIHERLASLSAREKEVLELILQGKMNKVIADQLGISMRTVEVHRAHIFDKMQVKTAVELAGILK is encoded by the coding sequence ATGCTACATATCATCGACGACGAAGATGTCATCCGCGACGCACTGGCTTGGCTGGCCCGCTCGCGCCAGATCGGCGCATTGGTTTACGGCAGCGCGGAACACTTTCTCAGCACACTGGACCAAGCTTTTCATTTTGACAGTCAGGGCGATTGTCTGCTATTGGACGTGCGCATGCCGGGCTTGAGCGGCATACAAATGTTCGACCAACTGGCACTGCGCAAGCTCACGCGTCGACTACCGGTGATTTTCCTGACCGGCCACGGTGACGTACCCATGGCCGTCGATTCGCTCAAACGCGGTGCGTTCGACTTCTTTGAAAAGCCGTTTAACGACAATAAATTGATGGATAGGGTGCAAGAGGCGCTGGAACAATCGCGCCAAGCCGGTGCCGCTGCAGCCATTCACGAACGCCTGGCCAGCTTGTCGGCACGCGAAAAAGAAGTGTTGGAATTGATCTTGCAGGGAAAAATGAACAAGGTCATCGCCGATCAGCTCGGCATCAGTATGCGTACCGTAGAAGTACATCGCGCGCATATTTTCGACAAAATGCAAGTTAAAACCGCGGTTGAACTGGCGGGCATTCTGAAATAA
- a CDS encoding PAS domain S-box protein — MKKFYQTQRWPNQKWRWILPILLVSLFLATLIWLPWQAQRMEANERQEQLIADTLWVEQAIQFQLNRNDEMLRQVGAEISAMKLPVDAALRRFTGLVENNHEIERISWYDQFDHVVTTTSTLRERSTLPHFESGVPEIDLKTRCYPPVSDGNSAIAYQLSCQIPLIHEKRYAGSIVINYKLKGILDELVPWWFAHDNQITLVDSDDNVFADRAAGGIGKNVYIHNRTLDLPGITLILRTNSIKSEPKLLANLLVLMVIVLSLGLIWSLIALWRDINRRLAAEGALRQQVTFRTAMENSLVTGLRARDMQGRLTYINPAFSRMIGYPPEEIVGRLPPMPYWAPEALEEYKQRFTQLLAGSVPQDGFETIYQRADGQRIPVLVYESPLIAESGEQTGWMSSILDISELKHAQELSRQQEEKLHASARLATMGEIASMLAHELNQPLAAISSYTTGAINLLEAGDSDKVLLQSAMSKVHAQAQRAGQIIRSVHEFVKKREPSREQVDLCELIQSVMPLIELQAQSSYIPIQWLPPRQSPKVLADQVLIEQVLLNLTRNAIESMQDTPPARRSLRIQVQLDLALDAIAVEVIDRGHGISSSIAEQLFSPFFSTKASGMGMGLNICRTAIEFHGGKLTHSDNPGGGTIFRFVLPTFHEPVSPAM; from the coding sequence ATGAAAAAATTCTACCAAACTCAACGATGGCCTAACCAAAAATGGCGCTGGATCTTACCGATCCTGCTGGTATCCCTGTTCCTTGCCACCCTGATTTGGTTGCCTTGGCAAGCACAGCGTATGGAAGCCAACGAACGCCAAGAACAATTAATCGCCGATACGCTCTGGGTTGAGCAAGCGATTCAGTTTCAGCTCAATCGCAATGATGAAATGCTGCGCCAAGTCGGTGCCGAAATCAGTGCCATGAAATTACCGGTCGATGCAGCCTTGCGACGCTTTACCGGTTTAGTCGAAAATAACCACGAAATTGAACGCATCTCTTGGTATGACCAGTTCGACCATGTCGTCACCACTACCAGCACCCTGCGCGAACGCTCGACGCTACCGCATTTTGAATCAGGGGTGCCGGAGATCGACCTCAAGACGCGCTGTTACCCGCCGGTTTCCGATGGTAATTCTGCCATCGCTTATCAGTTGAGCTGCCAAATCCCCTTGATACATGAGAAGCGCTATGCCGGCAGCATCGTCATCAATTACAAACTCAAGGGCATACTGGACGAGCTCGTGCCATGGTGGTTTGCGCATGACAACCAAATTACCCTGGTTGACAGCGACGACAATGTCTTTGCGGATCGGGCCGCCGGCGGCATCGGTAAAAACGTCTATATTCACAACCGCACACTCGACCTGCCCGGCATCACCTTGATCTTGCGGACCAACAGTATCAAGAGCGAACCTAAGCTGTTGGCGAATTTACTCGTGCTCATGGTGATCGTGCTCTCACTCGGGCTGATCTGGAGCCTGATCGCCCTATGGCGCGACATTAACCGCCGTCTGGCTGCTGAGGGAGCCTTACGGCAGCAAGTGACGTTTCGCACGGCGATGGAAAACTCGCTCGTCACCGGTCTGCGCGCGCGCGACATGCAAGGGCGGCTGACCTATATCAACCCGGCCTTCAGCAGAATGATCGGCTATCCGCCCGAAGAGATCGTCGGACGACTGCCACCGATGCCGTATTGGGCCCCGGAAGCGCTGGAAGAATACAAACAACGCTTCACCCAACTATTAGCCGGATCGGTGCCACAAGATGGTTTCGAAACCATCTACCAACGCGCCGACGGTCAGCGTATTCCAGTGCTGGTGTACGAGTCGCCGCTCATTGCCGAATCAGGTGAACAAACCGGTTGGATGAGCTCCATCCTCGATATTTCCGAACTCAAGCATGCGCAAGAACTGAGCCGCCAACAAGAAGAAAAACTGCATGCCAGCGCACGCTTGGCAACCATGGGGGAAATCGCCTCGATGCTGGCACATGAATTGAATCAGCCGCTGGCCGCGATTTCAAGTTACACCACCGGTGCCATCAACTTGCTCGAAGCCGGCGACAGCGATAAAGTTTTACTGCAAAGCGCGATGAGCAAGGTGCATGCGCAAGCGCAGCGGGCCGGACAAATCATCCGCAGCGTGCACGAATTTGTAAAAAAACGTGAACCGAGCAGAGAGCAAGTTGACCTCTGCGAACTGATACAATCAGTCATGCCGCTGATCGAATTGCAAGCGCAATCGTCATATATTCCTATCCAATGGCTGCCGCCAAGACAAAGCCCGAAAGTACTGGCCGATCAAGTATTGATTGAACAAGTTTTACTCAATCTGACTCGCAATGCTATCGAATCGATGCAAGACACGCCGCCGGCCCGGCGCAGCCTGCGCATACAAGTACAGCTCGACTTGGCACTCGACGCCATTGCGGTAGAAGTGATCGATCGCGGCCATGGCATTTCCAGCAGCATTGCCGAGCAATTGTTTTCACCGTTTTTTTCCACCAAAGCCAGCGGCATGGGCATGGGCCTCAACATCTGCCGCACGGCGATCGAATTCCACGGCGGCAAACTGACCCACAGCGACAACCCTGGTGGTGGTACTATCTTTCGCTTTGTGTTACCGACATTTCACGAACCTGTGTCACCGGCCATGTGA
- a CDS encoding MATE family efflux transporter encodes MWSAILFRQYLRLAIPTVLAAWVYSAYAFIDGVFIGRYVGSTGLAAFNLIVPFLYIPYALSVMVGVGGATLVARLLGAGEARAAAAAFTQSCCLLCVLGLACSLALGLGAGWLVEMVVPPGPMRAYAESYLQIAAGFTLFATLSYALELFLRVEGAASYGLLCLCIGALLNIGLDYLFIVEFSYGMRGAAWATGISHAVAALLMLSYHVWRAAHLRLVSHAFEQVNVLAQIAYNGLSELLGELAPAFTILAFNWVIAGQLGQAGLVAYAVLEYLTIAAVVTMVALVQSMQTLVSFQRGAGEWQALRSAMHIGALCVLLFAAGAMLLMWTQSDQLIVWLLPGEHAEAWDILGTAVPWYALAFIPAGANLLISGYFTAIEAPLRSTVIALLRSFVLLLAALCLLVAWMGASGIWFALLLAEILTLVLSAWLYRRHLLENNFV; translated from the coding sequence ATGTGGTCCGCTATTTTGTTTCGGCAGTATTTACGCTTGGCGATTCCTACCGTACTCGCCGCCTGGGTGTACAGTGCCTATGCGTTCATCGATGGCGTGTTCATCGGCCGTTATGTCGGCAGCACTGGTCTGGCGGCATTCAATCTGATTGTACCGTTCTTATATATACCGTATGCCTTGAGTGTGATGGTCGGCGTCGGCGGTGCCACCTTGGTGGCGCGCTTGCTCGGTGCCGGCGAGGCGCGTGCGGCCGCGGCCGCCTTCACGCAGTCTTGTTGTTTATTGTGCGTACTCGGTCTGGCCTGTTCGCTGGCGCTGGGCTTGGGGGCCGGCTGGCTGGTTGAGATGGTGGTACCCCCGGGGCCGATGCGCGCGTATGCAGAGAGTTATTTGCAAATCGCGGCCGGCTTCACCTTGTTTGCCACGCTCAGTTATGCCTTGGAATTATTTTTACGAGTGGAAGGCGCGGCCAGCTATGGTTTACTGTGTCTTTGCATCGGCGCGCTGCTTAATATCGGACTTGATTACCTGTTCATCGTCGAATTTTCTTACGGCATGCGCGGTGCCGCTTGGGCTACCGGCATCAGCCATGCGGTGGCGGCGCTGCTGATGCTGTCGTATCATGTGTGGCGGGCCGCGCATCTGCGCTTGGTGTCGCATGCATTTGAACAAGTCAATGTGCTTGCTCAGATTGCTTATAACGGTTTGTCGGAATTACTCGGCGAATTGGCCCCGGCGTTCACGATTCTAGCCTTTAATTGGGTCATCGCCGGTCAGCTTGGTCAGGCCGGCTTGGTAGCGTATGCGGTCTTGGAGTATTTAACCATCGCAGCCGTCGTGACCATGGTGGCGCTGGTGCAGAGCATGCAAACGCTGGTCAGTTTTCAGCGCGGTGCCGGGGAATGGCAGGCGCTGCGCTCGGCCATGCATATCGGTGCGCTGTGTGTATTGTTGTTCGCTGCTGGCGCGATGCTGCTGATGTGGACACAGTCGGATCAACTGATTGTGTGGCTGCTACCGGGTGAGCATGCCGAGGCCTGGGACATTCTCGGCACCGCAGTGCCGTGGTATGCGCTGGCTTTCATTCCGGCCGGTGCCAATTTACTTATTTCCGGTTATTTCACCGCTATCGAAGCACCGCTGCGCTCTACCGTGATCGCACTGCTGCGCAGTTTCGTTTTATTGCTGGCAGCATTGTGCTTGCTGGTCGCATGGATGGGGGCCAGTGGGATTTGGTTTGCCCTGTTGCTGGCCGAAATACTGACACTCGTGCTCAGTGCTTGGCTCTACCGGCGGCACCTGCTGGAGAATAATTTTGTATGA